One region of Deinococcus radiopugnans ATCC 19172 genomic DNA includes:
- a CDS encoding NUDIX hydrolase: MSGPSRTDPLDVSLLEDPSATAERDPWAGWLAGRRRQPLHLPQYRPAAVLVALTREADPRVLLTVRSSELPTHRGQIAFPGGSLEAGESVTAGALREAWEEVGLDPAAVTVLGEMDDVFTPAGFHVTPVLARIPAQPTLRLSGEVVQLLLPPLSELRALTPTREDRQMPDGQPVVLYRYPWQGHDIWGMTARVLHDLLTDGPK, translated from the coding sequence GTGAGCGGGCCGTCCCGCACGGACCCGCTTGACGTGTCGCTGCTCGAAGATCCATCCGCCACAGCCGAGCGTGATCCCTGGGCCGGCTGGCTGGCCGGACGCCGCCGTCAGCCGCTGCACCTGCCGCAGTACCGCCCCGCCGCCGTGCTGGTGGCCCTGACCCGTGAGGCGGACCCGCGGGTGCTGCTCACCGTGCGGTCCTCGGAACTGCCCACCCACCGGGGCCAGATCGCCTTTCCGGGCGGCAGTCTGGAGGCCGGCGAGAGCGTGACCGCCGGGGCCTTGCGCGAGGCCTGGGAGGAGGTGGGGCTGGACCCCGCCGCCGTTACCGTGCTGGGCGAGATGGACGACGTGTTCACCCCGGCGGGCTTTCACGTCACGCCGGTGCTGGCGCGCATTCCGGCGCAACCCACGCTGCGGCTGTCCGGCGAGGTGGTCCAGCTGCTGCTGCCACCGCTCTCGGAACTGCGGGCCCTGACGCCGACGCGCGAGGACCGCCAGATGCCGGACGGGCAGCCGGTGGTGCTGTACCGCTATCCCTGGCAGGGCCACGACATCTGGGGCATGACGGCCCGCGTGCTGCACGATCTGCTGACGGACGGACCCAAGTAA
- a CDS encoding DUF4384 domain-containing protein → MKKLLMIPAALLLSTAAAAPKISAQSIIVNPTQPDLSVSVRIDKDSSGAQNPAYKVGEKAVISATVNRDAYVYLFNVNPDGSVDQILPNRLSDSNFVKANTTRSFPAPGDKFTFDIAGPIGQNKVLALASLSELNLSQISSFKTAQDQFATVNAKSQAGLAQALSIVVTPIPQNSWVSDTAFYTVAGQTPISTGSLFVGANVDNATVTLNGQRLGGANVTYNNLRPGSYPIRIQAPGYRDISTTVAIRAGTTTNVNAEFVAVTPPAPTQLTITIRSSVNNARVFVDGREAGTINNGSLSIQVDRGSHEIVMIAPGYRTFLSTYNVTTNGQITINPTR, encoded by the coding sequence GTGAAAAAACTCTTGATGATCCCCGCAGCCCTGCTGCTGTCCACCGCCGCCGCCGCCCCCAAGATCAGTGCCCAGAGCATCATCGTGAACCCCACCCAGCCTGACCTGAGCGTCAGCGTGCGTATTGACAAGGACTCCAGCGGCGCGCAGAACCCCGCGTACAAGGTGGGCGAGAAGGCCGTGATCAGCGCCACCGTCAACCGCGACGCCTACGTTTACCTGTTCAACGTCAACCCCGACGGCAGCGTGGACCAGATTCTGCCCAACCGCCTGAGCGACAGCAACTTCGTCAAGGCCAACACCACCCGCAGCTTCCCGGCCCCCGGCGACAAGTTCACCTTCGACATCGCCGGCCCCATCGGTCAGAACAAGGTGCTGGCCCTGGCCAGCCTGAGCGAACTGAACCTGAGCCAGATCAGCTCGTTCAAGACCGCCCAGGACCAGTTCGCCACCGTCAATGCCAAGAGCCAGGCAGGGCTGGCGCAGGCCCTGAGCATCGTGGTGACGCCCATTCCCCAGAACTCCTGGGTGAGTGATACGGCCTTCTACACGGTGGCCGGGCAGACCCCCATCAGCACCGGCAGCCTGTTCGTCGGGGCCAACGTGGACAACGCCACCGTGACCCTCAACGGTCAGCGGCTCGGCGGCGCGAACGTGACCTACAACAACCTGCGTCCCGGCAGCTACCCCATCCGCATCCAGGCGCCCGGCTACCGCGACATCTCCACCACCGTCGCCATCCGCGCCGGCACCACGACCAACGTGAATGCCGAGTTCGTCGCGGTCACGCCCCCCGCCCCCACCCAGCTGACCATCACCATTCGCAGCAGCGTGAACAACGCCCGCGTGTTCGTGGACGGCCGTGAAGCCGGCACCATCAACAACGGCAGCCTGAGCATCCAGGTGGACCGGGGCAGCCACGAGATCGTGATGATCGCCCCCGGCTACCGCACCTTCCTGAGCACCTACAACGTGACCACCAACGGTCAGATCACCATCAACCCCACCCGCTAA